In the Prosthecobacter algae genome, one interval contains:
- a CDS encoding nucleoside recognition domain-containing protein: MLNYIWASLILIGLLVAGLLGRFTGDQGVITAALDMSKTAVMDIALPLAGMMMFWLGLMRLMEKAGLLHFAARALSPIMRRLFPDVPRDHPAMSAMIMNLAANMLGLGNNATPLGLKAMTHLQELNPHKDTASNAMVTFLAMNTAAFTLIPMTVINYLSAAGVKGAYQIIVPTILATACTTLTAIFVAKALQKLPMFRIRPGAGDSPLAATTPGTDPAAPAAQAPPEETPRITSRGRLFLAAILILFTGGIVLELAAPSLRQSVLDATGLTQVIRSAEQRAATAKADAAARAAEKAKAAESAKAAAPATPGQATAATPATPAEDPPTAGLIRRLMDGASGVAIPLLVIVTLGIALVRRVKVYEEFVEGAKEGFGVATRIMPFLVAMLAALAIFRSSGALLLLEHVLTPVLNLVSFPVELLPMALMRPLSGSGSLGILNELLARNDILEYLKYTAAIMFGSTETTFYVLAVYFGSVSIRKTRHALAAGLTADLVGLSMSVLIGRLMFA; this comes from the coding sequence ATGCTGAATTACATCTGGGCCTCCCTCATCCTCATCGGCCTCCTCGTCGCAGGGCTGCTGGGCCGCTTCACCGGGGATCAGGGCGTCATCACCGCCGCGCTGGACATGTCCAAAACCGCCGTCATGGACATCGCCCTCCCCCTCGCCGGGATGATGATGTTTTGGCTCGGCCTCATGCGCCTCATGGAAAAGGCCGGCCTCCTCCACTTCGCCGCCCGCGCCCTCTCCCCCATCATGCGCCGCCTCTTCCCCGATGTGCCGCGGGATCACCCCGCCATGAGCGCCATGATCATGAATCTCGCCGCCAACATGCTCGGCCTCGGCAACAACGCCACCCCCCTCGGCCTCAAGGCCATGACCCATCTCCAGGAGCTGAATCCCCACAAGGACACCGCCAGCAATGCCATGGTCACCTTCCTGGCCATGAACACCGCCGCCTTCACCCTCATCCCCATGACCGTGATCAACTACCTCAGCGCCGCCGGCGTCAAAGGGGCCTATCAGATCATCGTCCCCACCATCCTCGCCACCGCCTGCACCACCCTCACCGCCATCTTCGTCGCCAAGGCCCTGCAAAAGCTCCCCATGTTCCGCATCCGCCCCGGGGCAGGGGATAGCCCCCTGGCCGCCACCACCCCTGGCACCGATCCCGCAGCCCCTGCCGCCCAGGCCCCGCCAGAGGAAACCCCCCGCATCACCTCCCGGGGCCGCCTCTTCCTCGCCGCCATCCTCATCCTCTTCACCGGCGGCATCGTGCTGGAGCTCGCCGCCCCCAGCCTCCGCCAGTCCGTGCTGGATGCCACCGGCCTCACCCAGGTCATCCGCAGTGCCGAACAACGCGCCGCCACCGCCAAGGCCGATGCCGCCGCCCGCGCCGCCGAAAAAGCCAAAGCTGCCGAGTCCGCCAAAGCCGCCGCCCCGGCCACCCCTGGCCAGGCCACCGCCGCCACGCCCGCCACCCCAGCCGAAGATCCCCCCACCGCCGGCCTCATCCGCCGCCTCATGGATGGTGCCTCCGGCGTCGCCATCCCCCTGCTCGTCATCGTCACCCTCGGCATCGCCCTCGTCCGCCGGGTGAAGGTGTATGAAGAATTTGTCGAAGGGGCCAAGGAAGGCTTCGGCGTCGCCACCCGCATCATGCCCTTCCTCGTCGCCATGCTCGCCGCCCTCGCCATCTTCCGCAGCTCCGGCGCCCTGCTGCTGCTGGAGCACGTCCTCACCCCCGTGCTAAACCTCGTCTCCTTCCCGGTCGAGCTCCTCCCCATGGCCCTCATGCGCCCCCTCAGCGGCAGCGGCTCCCTCGGCATCCTCAACGAGCTCCTCGCTCGCAACGACATCCTCGAATACCTCAAATACACCGCCGCCATCATGTTCGGCTCCACCGAGACCACCTTTTACGTGCTCGCTGTATACTTCGGCTCCGTCAGCATCCGCAAAACCCGCCACGCCCTCGCCGCCGGCCTCACCGCCGATCTCGTTGGCCTCTCCATGTCCGTCCTCATCGGTCGCCTCATGTTCGCGTGA
- a CDS encoding MerR family transcriptional regulator has protein sequence MQFTIQAASIRSGVTPHVIRIWERRYEALTPTRTGTNRRMYCDDEIQRLTLLRELTENGHRIGNIARLETAELEQMLRQTLTRPVSATASFTVDAVEPMETEADFVRLCLEAAKGYDADRLRRLLQRARILFGQRCMVHRVICPLIMKVGESWQMGDIRPSHEHICTSVVREVLMTPVPGNQVAPSAPEVVISTPVGEVHELGALLVASSARDLGWRVTYLGPNLPTEEIVACARARKARAVALSVVYPDQCPVIQEKLRNIRNLMPEEMALIIGGRAARGYAEKLTDLNIHWAMDLLELDKLLVKLSLSHGG, from the coding sequence ATGCAATTCACCATCCAGGCCGCCAGCATCCGCAGCGGAGTGACCCCCCATGTGATCCGCATCTGGGAACGGCGCTATGAGGCGCTGACCCCGACGCGCACGGGGACCAACCGCCGGATGTACTGCGACGATGAGATCCAGCGGCTGACGCTGCTGCGCGAACTGACGGAAAATGGCCACCGCATCGGCAACATCGCGCGGCTGGAGACGGCGGAACTGGAGCAGATGCTGCGGCAGACGCTGACGAGGCCGGTTTCCGCCACGGCGAGCTTCACGGTGGATGCGGTGGAGCCGATGGAGACGGAGGCGGACTTTGTGAGGCTGTGCCTGGAGGCGGCCAAGGGCTATGATGCGGACCGGTTGCGGCGGCTGCTGCAGCGGGCGCGCATCCTGTTTGGCCAGCGCTGCATGGTGCACCGGGTGATCTGCCCACTCATCATGAAAGTGGGCGAATCCTGGCAGATGGGGGACATCCGGCCCAGCCATGAGCACATCTGCACCTCCGTGGTGCGGGAGGTTTTGATGACGCCAGTGCCGGGCAACCAGGTGGCACCCAGCGCACCGGAGGTGGTGATCTCCACCCCCGTGGGGGAGGTGCATGAGCTGGGGGCGCTGCTGGTGGCCTCCTCCGCCAGGGATCTGGGCTGGCGGGTGACGTACCTGGGGCCGAATCTGCCCACGGAGGAGATCGTGGCCTGTGCCCGGGCGCGCAAGGCACGGGCGGTGGCGCTGAGTGTGGTGTACCCAGACCAGTGCCCGGTGATCCAGGAGAAGCTACGCAACATCCGCAACCTGATGCCGGAGGAAATGGCCCTGATCATCGGGGGCCGGGCTGCCCGAGGCTATGCGGAAAAACTGACGGACCTGAACATCCACTGGGCGATGGATCTGCTGGAGCTGGACAAGCTGCTCGTGAAGCTTTCCCTGAGCCACGGTGGGTGA
- a CDS encoding fumarylacetoacetate hydrolase family protein, giving the protein MHLYRSTHGIYLNHANHWYRLADVEWDALFNQENLHAYLAEIVATYTAVPGPEAGTLLAPLGTQEVWAAGVTYYRSRTARMEESKDAGGGTFYDRVYAAVRPEIFFKATPQRVAHPGQAMHLRSDSTWMVPEPELTLAINSRGEIIGYTVGNDLSCRDIEGENPLYLPQAKCFKLCAAVGPCIYVTPDLLPPETVIGVKITRGEAVAFEGDTTLDQLKRTPQELAEFLYRDNTFPTGALLMTGTGTVPGDEFTLKSGDLVSITIDGIGTLANPMG; this is encoded by the coding sequence ATGCACCTTTACCGCAGCACCCACGGCATTTACCTGAACCACGCGAATCACTGGTACCGCCTGGCGGATGTGGAGTGGGATGCGCTGTTCAATCAAGAGAATCTGCACGCGTATCTCGCGGAGATCGTGGCGACGTACACGGCGGTGCCAGGACCGGAGGCGGGCACACTGCTGGCCCCACTGGGCACGCAGGAAGTGTGGGCCGCAGGCGTGACCTACTACCGCAGCCGCACGGCGCGGATGGAGGAAAGCAAGGACGCAGGCGGCGGCACCTTTTATGATCGGGTGTATGCGGCGGTGCGGCCGGAGATCTTTTTCAAAGCGACGCCGCAGCGCGTGGCGCATCCGGGCCAGGCGATGCACCTGCGCAGCGACTCCACCTGGATGGTGCCGGAGCCGGAGCTGACGCTGGCGATCAATAGCCGTGGTGAGATCATTGGTTATACCGTGGGCAATGACCTTTCCTGCCGGGACATCGAGGGGGAAAACCCGCTGTATCTGCCGCAGGCGAAGTGCTTCAAGCTCTGCGCCGCCGTGGGCCCCTGCATCTACGTGACGCCGGACCTGCTGCCGCCGGAGACGGTGATCGGCGTGAAGATCACACGCGGTGAGGCGGTGGCCTTTGAGGGCGACACGACGCTGGACCAACTGAAACGCACGCCGCAGGAGCTGGCGGAGTTTCTCTATCGCGACAACACCTTCCCCACCGGCGCGCTGCTGATGACGGGCACAGGCACGGTGCCGGGCGATGAATTCACGCTGAAAAGCGGGGACTTGGTGAGCATCACGATCGATGGCATCGGCACGCTGGCGAACCCGATGGGGTGA
- a CDS encoding aldehyde dehydrogenase (NADP(+)): MITGHQLIAGREAPCDHAPFHATNPSTSEKLEPAFCEATSAHADEALRAADGAFDALRAATPETRALLLEAIADEILALGEPLLERAHAETGLPMARLTGERGRAMNQCKMFAALIREGSWAEASIDRAQPDRQPLAKPDVRRVLLPVGPIVVFGASNFPFAIGVVGTDTVSALAAGCPVVVKAHPAHPGTCELLGRAVVKALRKTGLPDAAFSLLQGRGTDIGTELVKHPLTQAVAFTGSLRGGRALMDVAAARPHPIPFYGEMGSINPVFLLPGALKERGAKIAEAYVGSVTMGVGQFCTNPAIVLGLQGAELTNFVENAGEFAAKVPPQSMLHRGICESYDAGTAVWSTINGLQLAGESATPADPEATQAACRIYTTTLQVLESHEELRREVFGPCSIITQCPTLEDLLAFARNLEGQLTAAIHGTEEDLREYAPLIRVLERKVGRIIFNGFGTGIEPCPSMHHGGPYPAASHSFYTSIGTGSIYRFVRPVCYQGFPDDCLPEALQNANPTKALRLVDGGYSREAV; the protein is encoded by the coding sequence ATGATCACTGGCCACCAACTCATCGCCGGACGCGAGGCTCCTTGCGACCACGCTCCTTTCCACGCTACCAACCCCAGCACGAGTGAGAAGCTGGAGCCTGCCTTCTGCGAGGCGACATCGGCCCACGCGGATGAGGCGCTGCGCGCTGCCGATGGGGCCTTTGATGCGCTGCGGGCGGCCACGCCGGAGACGCGGGCGCTGCTGCTGGAGGCCATCGCGGATGAAATCCTGGCGCTGGGCGAGCCGCTGCTGGAGCGCGCCCATGCGGAGACGGGCCTGCCAATGGCACGCCTGACGGGTGAACGCGGCCGCGCGATGAACCAGTGCAAGATGTTCGCTGCGCTGATTCGCGAGGGATCGTGGGCGGAGGCCAGCATCGACCGCGCGCAGCCAGATCGCCAGCCTTTGGCCAAGCCGGATGTGCGGCGTGTGCTGCTGCCGGTAGGCCCCATCGTGGTCTTTGGCGCGAGCAATTTCCCCTTTGCCATCGGCGTGGTGGGCACGGACACGGTCTCGGCCCTGGCCGCTGGCTGCCCGGTGGTGGTGAAGGCGCACCCGGCGCACCCAGGCACCTGCGAGCTCCTGGGCCGCGCGGTGGTGAAGGCCCTGCGCAAGACGGGGCTGCCTGATGCCGCCTTCTCCCTGCTGCAAGGGCGCGGGACGGACATCGGCACGGAGCTGGTGAAGCATCCGCTGACGCAGGCCGTGGCCTTCACGGGCTCCCTGCGCGGTGGCCGGGCGCTGATGGATGTGGCGGCTGCCCGCCCGCACCCGATCCCTTTCTACGGCGAGATGGGCTCCATCAATCCGGTCTTCCTGCTGCCAGGGGCGCTGAAAGAGCGCGGCGCGAAAATCGCCGAGGCCTACGTGGGCTCCGTGACGATGGGCGTGGGCCAGTTCTGCACGAACCCGGCCATCGTGCTGGGTCTGCAAGGTGCGGAGCTAACCAACTTTGTGGAAAACGCGGGCGAGTTCGCCGCCAAGGTGCCGCCCCAGTCCATGCTGCATCGCGGCATCTGCGAAAGCTACGATGCGGGCACGGCGGTGTGGTCCACCATCAACGGCCTGCAACTGGCCGGTGAATCCGCCACCCCGGCGGACCCTGAGGCGACCCAGGCCGCGTGCCGCATCTACACGACGACGCTGCAGGTGCTGGAGTCGCATGAGGAGCTGCGCCGGGAAGTCTTCGGCCCCTGCTCCATCATCACCCAGTGCCCGACGCTGGAAGATCTGCTGGCCTTTGCCCGCAATCTGGAAGGCCAGCTCACGGCGGCCATCCACGGCACAGAGGAGGACCTGCGCGAGTACGCCCCGCTGATCCGCGTGCTGGAGCGCAAGGTGGGCCGCATCATCTTCAACGGCTTCGGCACCGGCATCGAGCCCTGCCCCTCCATGCACCACGGCGGCCCGTATCCGGCAGCTAGCCACAGCTTCTACACCAGCATCGGCACCGGCAGCATCTACCGCTTTGTGCGGCCTGTGTGCTACCAGGGCTTCCCCGATGACTGCCTGCCTGAGGCGCTGCAAAACGCGAACCCCACGAAGGCCCTGCGCCTGGTGGATGGTGGCTACTCACGCGAGGCGGTGTAA
- a CDS encoding gluconate 2-dehydrogenase subunit 3 family protein, with protein MSENLSRRHALKWLAGTVAAPIALKAAPGETEPAPPAYPQRYTLHDPDFSKALSGPWDKLMTEAELKTTTALADLILPKDEHGPAASEVGVPAFLNEWISAPYERQREDGEVIRGGLAWLNTECFKRHAKPFEELTADQQSAIVDDICGLEKPKPEHRIGAAFFTTFRQLCLGGYYTHSATWKGLGYIGNISLGGPYPGVPQDIIEKYGLQEVA; from the coding sequence ATGTCTGAAAACCTTTCCCGTCGCCACGCCCTGAAATGGCTCGCTGGCACCGTTGCGGCCCCCATCGCGCTGAAGGCCGCCCCTGGCGAAACCGAACCCGCGCCACCAGCCTACCCTCAGCGTTACACCCTGCACGATCCCGACTTCTCCAAGGCCCTGTCCGGTCCCTGGGACAAGCTGATGACTGAGGCCGAGCTGAAGACCACCACCGCCCTGGCCGATCTCATCCTGCCCAAGGACGAACACGGCCCCGCCGCCAGCGAAGTGGGCGTGCCCGCCTTTCTCAATGAATGGATCAGCGCCCCCTATGAAAGGCAGCGCGAAGACGGCGAAGTCATCCGTGGTGGCCTCGCCTGGCTGAATACCGAGTGCTTCAAACGCCACGCCAAACCCTTCGAGGAACTCACCGCCGATCAGCAGTCCGCCATCGTCGATGACATCTGCGGCCTCGAAAAACCCAAGCCCGAGCACCGCATCGGCGCCGCCTTCTTCACGACCTTCCGCCAGCTCTGCCTCGGCGGCTACTACACCCACAGCGCCACCTGGAAAGGCCTCGGCTACATCGGCAACATCAGCCTCGGCGGCCCCTATCCCGGCGTCCCCCAGGACATCATCGAGAAGTACGGCCTGCAAGAAGTGGCGTGA
- a CDS encoding GMC family oxidoreductase, producing the protein MPLLTDRKTQPQYDVIVVGSGAGGGMAAMILALSGVKVLMVEAGRNYEPATETPMFNTPEMAPLRGDRTPVRPFGHYDATIDGGWQVPGEPYTNKAGTEGDFWWWRARMLGGRTNHWGRISLRFGEFDFIPKSRDGLGVDWPLSYGDISPWYDRVEQLIGVYGENDGIANAPNSSPGVLLPPPKPRLGELMAKKSGKQSGVPIVAAHRAVLSQPLDWKNLPAQLFPGNPKAQEIIGKDMMLRAPCFWATDCIRGCSIRANFQSTTVLLPPALATGNLDIITDAMVREVIMENGKAAGVHYIDKKTRRDAVVKARIVILAASTCETSRILLNSKSQDKAGLANSSGQVGKNLMDSVGTNLGAHIPALENSPILNEDGAGGLHVYSPWWLVNEHSKLGFARGYHIEMGGGRRMPQMSSFSRLDQTSPGIYGSKLKEEAKRYYGASFSFSGRGEMVPNKDCYTELDPQVVDQWGIPVLRFHWKWSDHEIKQAEHMQQTFAELIEGMGGKASPKSGREAIQRPGEIIHEVGTARMGAKAGDSVTNQYCQTWDVKNLFLMDGSVLPSNPDKNPTLTIMALAWRSCEWLMGEMKAGNV; encoded by the coding sequence ATGCCCTTGCTCACAGATCGCAAAACCCAACCGCAATATGATGTCATCGTCGTCGGCTCCGGCGCGGGTGGCGGCATGGCGGCGATGATCCTCGCCCTCAGCGGCGTGAAGGTCCTCATGGTCGAGGCCGGGCGGAACTACGAGCCCGCCACCGAGACCCCCATGTTTAACACGCCCGAGATGGCCCCTCTGCGTGGCGACCGCACCCCCGTGCGCCCCTTTGGCCATTACGATGCCACCATCGATGGCGGCTGGCAGGTGCCTGGCGAGCCCTACACGAACAAGGCCGGCACCGAGGGCGACTTCTGGTGGTGGCGCGCACGCATGCTCGGCGGCCGCACCAACCACTGGGGCCGCATCTCCCTGCGGTTTGGCGAGTTCGACTTCATCCCGAAATCCCGCGATGGCCTCGGCGTGGACTGGCCCCTCAGCTACGGCGACATCTCCCCCTGGTATGATCGCGTGGAGCAGCTCATCGGCGTCTATGGCGAAAACGACGGCATCGCCAATGCGCCGAATTCATCCCCCGGCGTCCTCCTGCCACCGCCCAAGCCACGGCTCGGCGAGCTCATGGCCAAGAAGTCCGGCAAACAAAGCGGCGTCCCCATCGTCGCCGCCCACCGCGCCGTGCTCAGCCAGCCGCTCGACTGGAAAAACCTCCCCGCCCAGCTCTTCCCCGGCAACCCCAAGGCCCAGGAGATCATCGGCAAGGACATGATGCTACGCGCCCCTTGTTTCTGGGCCACCGACTGCATCCGCGGCTGCAGCATCCGTGCGAATTTTCAAAGCACCACCGTCCTCCTCCCGCCCGCCCTCGCCACGGGCAATCTGGACATCATCACCGATGCCATGGTGCGCGAGGTCATCATGGAAAATGGCAAGGCCGCCGGTGTCCATTACATCGACAAAAAGACCCGCCGCGATGCCGTGGTGAAGGCCCGCATCGTCATCCTCGCCGCCAGTACCTGCGAGACCTCACGCATCTTGCTGAACTCCAAATCGCAGGACAAGGCCGGCCTCGCCAACTCCAGCGGTCAGGTGGGAAAAAACCTCATGGACAGCGTCGGCACCAATCTCGGCGCCCACATCCCCGCCTTGGAAAATTCGCCCATCCTCAATGAAGACGGTGCCGGGGGCCTGCACGTGTACTCCCCGTGGTGGCTCGTCAATGAGCACTCCAAGCTCGGCTTTGCCCGCGGTTACCACATCGAGATGGGCGGTGGCCGCCGCATGCCGCAGATGAGCAGCTTTAGCCGTCTGGATCAGACCAGCCCCGGCATCTATGGCAGCAAGCTGAAGGAGGAGGCCAAACGTTACTATGGCGCCAGCTTCAGCTTCAGCGGCCGGGGTGAGATGGTGCCTAACAAGGATTGCTACACCGAGCTGGATCCCCAGGTGGTGGATCAATGGGGCATCCCCGTACTGCGTTTCCACTGGAAGTGGAGCGACCACGAAATCAAACAGGCCGAGCACATGCAGCAGACCTTTGCCGAACTCATCGAAGGCATGGGCGGCAAGGCCAGCCCGAAGAGTGGTCGCGAGGCCATCCAGCGCCCCGGCGAAATCATCCACGAGGTGGGCACCGCCCGCATGGGAGCCAAGGCCGGCGACTCCGTGACTAACCAATATTGCCAGACCTGGGACGTGAAAAACCTCTTCCTCATGGATGGATCCGTCCTCCCCAGCAACCCCGACAAAAACCCCACCCTCACCATCATGGCCCTCGCCTGGCGATCCTGCGAATGGCTCATGGGCGAGATGAAGGCCGGCAATGTTTAA
- a CDS encoding SMP-30/gluconolactonase/LRE family protein, translating into MLRPLLIAFASLVGLTLAAEEALFQANPLTEKGQFTDGIEGPACDEAGHIYCVKFGGEHTLGKTTPEGKAALFVNLPAGSTANGIRLGPDGFLYVADYTGHNILKVNRQTGETIVWAHEPTLNQPNDLAILDDGSFYASDPDWKAGTGQIWRISREGKFTKVAPDMGTTNGIDVSPDGKTLYVNESVQRKVWAFSIEADGSLTNKRLLKEFPDFGFDGMRLDVKGNLYITRHGKGTVVKLSPKGDILQEITLPGSNPSNICFGGPDGRTAYVTEMQNGQLVQFRVDQPGLEWQRLQDWRAADQEKKPAQVKTAAAIRDVCAWPNLTTLRDGTVIAVVHNQPGHGTMEGDIDCWASTDGLTWEKRSTITRHVPHTIRMNHAAGLAANGDLIVLCSGWTDVQQPQRPKQAPFRDDILSNWVLRSADGGRTWTQHENFPAPEAGWSHYIPFGDIWARDGALYTSCYHGQFVDATKSSKTKGYRSWLFRSDDDGATWKAVSIIGARHNETDLFPLGGKRWLAAARVEAMDLFLSQDDGATWLAPLRVTGRNEINGHLTRLQDGRLLLTYGVRVARQYGVRAKFSSDDGANWSDPIRVAHSHSWDCGYPSSVQLANGDIVTAYYSKDSPLYTGYHMGVAVWKP; encoded by the coding sequence ATGCTTCGCCCCCTTCTCATCGCGTTTGCCTCCCTCGTTGGCCTCACTCTCGCTGCGGAGGAGGCTTTATTTCAAGCCAACCCGCTGACGGAAAAAGGCCAGTTCACCGATGGCATCGAAGGCCCCGCCTGCGATGAAGCGGGCCACATCTACTGCGTGAAATTCGGCGGCGAGCACACCCTGGGAAAAACCACACCGGAGGGGAAGGCGGCCCTGTTTGTGAACCTCCCCGCAGGCAGCACCGCCAATGGCATCCGCCTCGGCCCGGACGGCTTTCTCTACGTGGCCGACTACACCGGGCACAATATTTTGAAGGTGAACCGCCAGACGGGCGAGACCATCGTCTGGGCCCATGAGCCGACGCTGAACCAGCCCAATGACCTCGCCATCCTGGATGACGGCAGCTTTTACGCCAGCGACCCGGACTGGAAGGCGGGCACCGGGCAGATCTGGCGCATCAGCCGCGAGGGCAAGTTCACCAAGGTCGCCCCGGACATGGGCACGACGAACGGCATCGACGTCAGCCCGGATGGCAAGACGCTGTATGTGAATGAGAGCGTGCAGCGCAAGGTCTGGGCCTTCAGCATCGAGGCGGATGGCTCATTGACTAACAAACGATTGCTCAAGGAGTTTCCCGACTTCGGCTTTGATGGCATGCGCCTGGATGTGAAGGGGAATCTCTACATCACCCGCCATGGCAAGGGCACCGTGGTGAAGCTTTCGCCCAAGGGCGACATCCTGCAGGAGATCACCCTGCCGGGCAGCAATCCCTCAAACATCTGCTTTGGCGGTCCCGATGGCCGCACCGCCTACGTCACCGAGATGCAGAACGGCCAGCTCGTGCAGTTCCGCGTGGACCAGCCCGGCCTGGAGTGGCAGCGCCTGCAGGACTGGCGCGCGGCGGATCAGGAAAAGAAACCCGCCCAGGTGAAAACAGCCGCCGCCATCCGCGATGTCTGCGCCTGGCCAAATCTCACCACCCTGCGCGATGGCACCGTCATCGCCGTGGTGCACAACCAGCCCGGCCATGGCACGATGGAGGGCGACATTGACTGCTGGGCCAGCACGGACGGGCTGACGTGGGAAAAGCGCAGCACCATCACCCGCCACGTCCCCCACACCATCCGCATGAACCACGCCGCAGGCCTCGCTGCCAATGGCGACCTCATCGTCCTTTGCTCCGGCTGGACCGATGTGCAGCAGCCTCAGCGGCCCAAGCAGGCCCCCTTTCGCGATGACATCCTTTCCAACTGGGTGCTGCGCTCCGCCGATGGTGGCCGCACCTGGACCCAGCATGAAAACTTCCCTGCACCCGAGGCCGGCTGGTCGCACTACATCCCCTTTGGCGACATCTGGGCCCGTGACGGCGCACTCTACACTTCTTGTTATCACGGCCAGTTTGTCGATGCCACGAAAAGCTCGAAGACCAAAGGCTACCGCTCCTGGCTCTTCCGCAGCGATGATGACGGTGCCACGTGGAAAGCCGTGTCCATCATCGGCGCACGTCACAATGAGACCGATCTTTTCCCCCTCGGTGGCAAACGCTGGCTGGCCGCTGCCCGTGTGGAGGCCATGGACCTCTTCTTGAGCCAGGATGATGGTGCCACCTGGCTGGCCCCCCTGCGTGTCACGGGCCGCAACGAGATTAATGGCCACCTCACCCGCCTACAGGATGGCCGCCTCCTCCTGACTTATGGCGTCCGTGTGGCCCGCCAGTACGGCGTCCGCGCCAAGTTCAGCAGCGATGATGGAGCAAACTGGAGCGACCCCATCCGCGTGGCCCACAGCCACAGTTGGGACTGCGGTTACCCCAGCAGCGTCCAGCTCGCCAATGGCGACATCGTCACCGCCTACTACTCCAAAGACTCCCCCCTCTATACCGGTTATCACATGGGCGTGGCCGTGTGGAAACCGTGA
- a CDS encoding substrate-binding domain-containing protein yields MRHLSRYLGLGLLIALAGCGQPEAPAPTRGTIGASLLTLDNPFFKVIGDNLAAEGRKQGYDVIVVSGDKDVAKQSNQVKDFIVKKVSAIVLSPCDSKSIVPVIQEANAAGIPVFTVDVPCNEPGVKLVTQIATDNYGGGKEAGAAMIEALGERGGKVAVLHLKQVESCQLRVKGFREVIDAHNASGKPKIDIVAELESGGAKDLGYKAAEDTLQAHADLRGIFAINDPAALGARAALEKAGKEKQVVIIGFDGQPEGKQAIKDGKIYADPIQFPDKMGVQLVQSIMTWSRGLPQPPQILIPTQLYRQADAQQDPELK; encoded by the coding sequence ATGAGACACCTTTCCCGTTATCTCGGCCTCGGCCTCCTCATCGCACTGGCGGGCTGCGGCCAGCCGGAGGCCCCTGCGCCCACACGCGGCACCATCGGCGCATCGCTGCTGACGCTGGACAATCCTTTCTTCAAAGTCATCGGCGACAACCTAGCCGCCGAAGGGCGCAAGCAGGGTTACGACGTCATCGTGGTGAGCGGTGACAAGGACGTGGCCAAGCAGAGCAACCAGGTGAAGGATTTCATCGTGAAAAAGGTGAGCGCCATCGTGCTGAGCCCCTGCGATTCCAAGTCCATCGTGCCAGTGATCCAGGAGGCGAATGCGGCGGGCATCCCGGTCTTCACCGTAGATGTGCCCTGCAATGAACCGGGGGTGAAACTGGTGACGCAGATCGCCACGGACAACTATGGCGGTGGCAAGGAGGCGGGCGCGGCGATGATCGAAGCCCTGGGCGAACGCGGCGGCAAGGTGGCCGTGCTGCACCTGAAGCAGGTGGAGTCCTGCCAGCTCCGCGTGAAGGGATTCCGCGAAGTCATCGACGCGCACAATGCCAGTGGCAAACCGAAGATCGACATCGTGGCGGAGCTGGAAAGCGGCGGCGCGAAGGACCTGGGCTACAAGGCGGCTGAGGACACGCTGCAGGCCCATGCGGATCTGCGAGGCATCTTTGCCATCAATGATCCCGCCGCCCTGGGCGCACGCGCCGCACTGGAAAAGGCGGGCAAGGAAAAGCAGGTGGTCATCATCGGATTCGACGGCCAGCCGGAGGGCAAGCAGGCCATCAAGGACGGCAAGATCTACGCGGACCCCATCCAGTTCCCCGACAAGATGGGCGTGCAACTGGTGCAGTCCATCATGACGTGGTCACGCGGGCTGCCGCAGCCGCCGCAGATCCTCATCCCCACGCAGCTCTACCGCCAGGCGGATGCCCAACAGGACCCTGAACTGAAGTAA